One Cellulomonas sp. NS3 genomic region harbors:
- the uca gene encoding urea carboxylase, with translation MFETLLVANRGEIACRILRTAKGLGLKTVAVHSDADAAAPHVRMADVAVRLGPAPAAESYLRSELVLDAAMTTGAGAIHPGYGFLSENEVFAAEVEAAGLAFVGPTPAHLHVFGDKHRARVAAEAAGVPLVPGSGLLESLPDALAAADAVGYPVMLKAVGGGGGIGMQACADATELAGAYEKVQRIAAANFGSAGVFLERFVARARHLEVQVFGDGDGRVVSLGDRDCSLQRRNQKVLEEAPAPNLPDDVRERMQTSARALTASVAYRSAGTVEYVHDVDRGEVSFLEVNTRLQVEHPVTEEVTGVDLVAWMLRLAQGDPDFSDELAALPVTGPGLRGHAVEARVYAEDPRHDYRPSAGLLTDVRYPEGVRVDAWAETGQEVTTHYDPMLAKVVVHGADRASALAAATDALAGTRVTGVQTNLPLLRAAVAVPEVVAATHTTATLAGVTDDEPHVEVLRGGVMTTVQDWPGRLGHWDVGISPSGPMDDLSFRLGNRALGNPEGAPGLECTLVGPRLRFSHEAVVCVTGAPAPVTVDGEPVPQWEPVTVPAGAVLDVGAPHDAGLRTHVLLRGGLDVPLYLGSASTFSLGGFGGYTGRALVVGDVLVPAAVADDAPAAAAVAEDLRPELVHEWHVAVQEGPQPAPSYFTPEDMAMLYAATWQVQTHANRTGIRLTGPKPQWARPDGGEAGLHPSNLHDNPYSVGALNVSGDTPILLGPDGPSLGGFACPVTVVAGHRWKMGQIRPGDTVRLVPVPEATADALRGSDALRGLDRVGGATGPDGDDGVLHRIPGDPPDPLARPEVVYLRGADDNVLVEYGPMTLDLGLRLRVHALGEALRARIDAGLAGVVDLTPGVRSLHVHVDPDVLGVRALVAVLAELEATLPPTADLVVPSRRIHLPMSFDDPCIAEATSRYAAGVRAEAPWLPSNIEFIRRVNGLDSTDDVHRTMFDAEYLVLGLGDVYLGAPLAVPLDPRHRLMTTKYNPARTWTAADTVGLGGTYLCVYGMDSPGGYQLVGRTVPIWSGHRQRGVFEPGTPWLLRFFDRIVWHPVSAEELVEQRAAFAAGRLDVEVEHGTFSYAEHLAMLASEHDAIAAFQSRQAEAFAAERAAWEAAGEFAVEEPADEAGGAHAPGGAAGGPGFEVPASCVLVEAPMVGSVWRVEVREGEQVRAGDPLVALEAMKLELAVDAPADGRVRQVLVEPGQHVAPGAPLVVVEVGA, from the coding sequence GTGTTCGAGACGTTGCTCGTCGCCAACCGAGGCGAGATCGCCTGCCGCATCCTGCGGACCGCGAAGGGCCTCGGGCTGAAGACCGTCGCCGTCCACTCCGACGCCGACGCTGCGGCGCCCCACGTCCGGATGGCCGACGTCGCCGTGCGCCTCGGGCCCGCCCCCGCCGCGGAGAGCTACCTCCGCTCCGAGCTCGTGCTCGACGCCGCTATGACGACCGGCGCCGGCGCGATCCACCCCGGGTACGGGTTCCTCTCCGAGAACGAGGTCTTCGCCGCCGAGGTCGAGGCCGCCGGGCTCGCGTTCGTCGGCCCGACCCCCGCGCACCTGCACGTCTTCGGCGACAAGCACCGGGCGCGCGTCGCGGCCGAGGCGGCCGGGGTCCCGCTCGTGCCCGGCAGCGGGCTGCTCGAGTCCCTCCCCGACGCGCTCGCCGCGGCCGACGCCGTCGGGTACCCCGTGATGCTCAAGGCCGTGGGCGGCGGCGGCGGGATCGGCATGCAGGCGTGCGCCGACGCGACCGAGCTCGCGGGCGCGTACGAGAAGGTGCAGCGCATCGCGGCGGCGAACTTCGGCAGCGCCGGGGTCTTCCTCGAACGGTTCGTCGCGCGGGCCCGGCACCTCGAGGTCCAGGTCTTCGGCGACGGCGACGGACGCGTCGTGAGCCTCGGCGACCGCGACTGCTCGCTCCAGCGCCGGAACCAGAAGGTGCTCGAGGAGGCCCCGGCCCCGAACCTGCCCGACGACGTGCGCGAGCGCATGCAGACCTCGGCGCGCGCCCTCACCGCGTCGGTCGCATACCGCTCGGCCGGCACCGTCGAGTACGTGCACGACGTCGACCGCGGCGAGGTGTCGTTCCTCGAGGTCAACACGCGCCTGCAGGTCGAGCACCCCGTGACCGAGGAGGTCACCGGCGTCGACCTCGTCGCGTGGATGCTGCGGCTCGCCCAGGGCGACCCCGACTTCAGCGACGAGCTCGCGGCGCTGCCCGTGACCGGCCCGGGGCTGCGCGGGCACGCCGTCGAGGCGCGCGTGTACGCCGAGGACCCGCGGCACGACTACCGGCCCAGCGCCGGGCTGCTCACCGACGTCCGGTACCCCGAGGGCGTGCGCGTCGACGCGTGGGCCGAGACCGGCCAGGAGGTCACGACCCACTACGACCCGATGCTCGCGAAGGTGGTCGTGCACGGCGCCGACCGGGCCTCGGCGCTCGCGGCGGCGACCGACGCGCTCGCCGGGACCCGCGTGACGGGCGTCCAGACGAACCTGCCGCTGCTGCGGGCCGCCGTCGCCGTCCCCGAGGTCGTGGCGGCCACCCACACGACCGCCACGCTGGCGGGCGTCACGGACGACGAGCCGCACGTCGAGGTGCTGCGCGGCGGGGTCATGACCACGGTGCAGGACTGGCCCGGGCGGCTCGGGCACTGGGACGTCGGCATCTCGCCGTCGGGCCCGATGGACGACCTGTCGTTCCGGCTCGGCAACCGCGCGCTCGGCAACCCCGAGGGCGCGCCCGGGCTCGAGTGCACGCTCGTCGGCCCGCGCCTGCGGTTCAGCCACGAGGCGGTCGTGTGCGTGACGGGTGCCCCGGCGCCGGTCACGGTCGACGGCGAGCCCGTCCCGCAGTGGGAGCCGGTGACCGTGCCGGCGGGCGCGGTGCTCGACGTCGGGGCGCCGCACGACGCGGGCCTGCGCACGCACGTGCTGCTGCGCGGCGGGCTGGACGTGCCGCTCTACCTCGGGTCGGCGTCGACGTTCTCGCTCGGAGGGTTCGGCGGGTACACCGGGCGCGCGCTCGTCGTCGGTGACGTGCTGGTCCCGGCAGCCGTGGCCGACGACGCGCCGGCCGCGGCGGCCGTCGCCGAGGACCTGCGGCCCGAGCTCGTGCACGAGTGGCACGTCGCGGTGCAGGAGGGCCCGCAGCCCGCACCGTCGTACTTCACGCCCGAGGACATGGCGATGCTCTACGCCGCGACGTGGCAGGTGCAGACGCACGCGAACCGCACCGGCATCCGGCTCACCGGGCCCAAGCCGCAGTGGGCGCGACCCGACGGCGGCGAGGCCGGGCTGCACCCGTCGAACCTCCACGACAACCCGTACTCGGTCGGTGCGCTCAACGTCAGCGGCGACACCCCGATCCTCCTCGGGCCCGACGGGCCGAGCCTCGGCGGCTTCGCGTGCCCGGTCACCGTCGTCGCGGGGCACCGCTGGAAGATGGGCCAGATCCGCCCCGGCGACACCGTGCGGCTCGTCCCCGTGCCCGAGGCGACCGCGGACGCGCTGCGGGGGTCCGACGCGCTGCGCGGGCTCGACCGGGTGGGCGGGGCGACCGGGCCCGACGGCGACGACGGCGTGCTGCACCGCATCCCCGGCGACCCGCCCGACCCGCTGGCCCGACCCGAGGTCGTCTACCTGCGCGGAGCCGACGACAACGTGCTCGTCGAGTACGGCCCCATGACGCTCGACCTCGGGCTGCGGCTGCGCGTGCACGCGCTCGGCGAGGCGCTCCGGGCGCGCATCGACGCCGGCCTGGCCGGGGTGGTCGACCTCACGCCCGGCGTGCGGAGCCTGCACGTGCACGTCGACCCGGACGTGCTCGGCGTGCGCGCGCTCGTCGCCGTGCTGGCCGAGCTCGAGGCGACGCTGCCGCCCACGGCGGACCTCGTCGTCCCCAGCCGGCGCATCCACCTCCCGATGTCCTTCGACGACCCCTGCATCGCCGAGGCCACGTCCCGCTACGCCGCGGGGGTCCGCGCCGAGGCACCGTGGCTGCCCTCGAACATCGAGTTCATCCGCCGCGTCAACGGGCTCGACTCCACGGACGACGTGCACCGGACGATGTTCGACGCGGAGTACCTCGTGCTCGGGCTCGGCGACGTGTACCTCGGGGCGCCGCTCGCCGTGCCGCTCGACCCGCGGCACCGGCTCATGACCACCAAGTACAACCCGGCGCGCACGTGGACCGCGGCGGACACCGTCGGGCTCGGCGGCACGTACCTGTGCGTCTACGGCATGGACTCCCCGGGCGGCTACCAGCTGGTCGGGCGGACCGTGCCGATCTGGTCCGGCCACCGCCAGCGCGGGGTCTTCGAGCCGGGCACCCCGTGGCTGCTGCGGTTCTTCGACCGCATCGTGTGGCACCCGGTGAGCGCGGAGGAGCTGGTCGAGCAGCGCGCCGCGTTCGCCGCCGGGCGCCTGGACGTCGAGGTCGAGCACGGCACGTTCTCCTACGCCGAGCACCTCGCGATGCTGGCGTCCGAGCACGACGCCATCGCCGCGTTCCAGTCCCGGCAGGCCGAGGCGTTCGCCGCCGAGCGCGCCGCGTGGGAGGCCGCGGGGGAGTTCGCGGTCGAGGAGCCCGCGGACGAGGCCGGAGGGGCGCACGCACCGGGCGGGGCGGCAGGCGGCCCCGGGTTCGAGGTCCCGGCGAGCTGCGTGCTCGTCGAGGCGCCCATGGTGGGGAGCGTGTGGCGCGTCGAGGTGCGTGAGGGCGAGCAGGTCCGCGCGGGCGACCCGCTCGTCGCGCTCGAGGCCATGAAGCTCGAGCTCGCGGTCGACGCCCCGGCGGACGGACGCGTCCGGCAGGTGCTCGTCGAACCGGGTCAGCACGTGGCGCCGGGGGCGCCGCTCGTCGTCGTGGAGGTGGGGGCATGA
- a CDS encoding GntR family transcriptional regulator, with translation MSAEVDAGTAPGSAGTSRSLRDVVYERLRDDILNGRVSPRERLTEPKLGKAFEVSRTPVREALSRLLSDGLVERTDYGYAVVVPSLEDLRNLYELRITLELRGIARAIENPGVRHDEDQVRAELTRWQELRDTPPEPDPAFVLLDEGFHLALSRSSGNAQLTDALVTVNQKIRAVRMHDFVETGRIVTTIDEHIEILDLVLARDLAAALTALHKHVGESLEVVMERATSAMTRMALAG, from the coding sequence ATGAGCGCTGAGGTGGACGCGGGCACCGCGCCGGGGTCGGCGGGCACGTCACGGTCGCTGCGCGACGTCGTCTACGAGCGCCTGCGCGACGACATCCTCAACGGCCGTGTGTCCCCGCGCGAGCGCCTCACGGAGCCCAAGCTCGGCAAGGCGTTCGAGGTCTCGCGCACGCCGGTCCGCGAGGCGCTGTCCCGGCTGCTGTCCGACGGGCTCGTCGAGCGCACCGACTACGGCTACGCGGTCGTCGTCCCGAGCCTCGAGGACCTGCGCAACCTGTACGAGCTGCGCATCACGCTCGAGCTGCGCGGCATCGCCCGTGCCATCGAGAACCCGGGCGTGCGCCACGACGAGGACCAGGTCCGGGCCGAGCTGACCCGCTGGCAGGAGCTCCGCGACACCCCGCCCGAGCCGGACCCGGCGTTCGTGCTGCTCGACGAGGGCTTCCACCTCGCGCTGTCCCGCTCCTCGGGCAACGCGCAGCTCACCGACGCGCTCGTGACCGTCAACCAGAAGATCCGCGCGGTCCGCATGCACGACTTCGTCGAGACCGGGCGCATCGTCACGACGATCGACGAGCACATCGAGATCCTCGACCTCGTGCTCGCGCGCGACCTCGCGGCGGCGCTGACCGCGCTGCACAAGCACGTGGGGGAGTCGCTCGAGGTCGTCATGGAGCGGGCGACGAGCGCGATGACGCGGATGGCGCTCGCGGGCTGA
- the urtE gene encoding urea ABC transporter ATP-binding subunit UrtE has protein sequence MLELEGVHVGYGRTSVVHGVDVRVPDGAIAAVMGHNGAGKTTLLRAAVGLLKVRSGTVRLAGEDITRLRPHERVRRGLAYVPQGQQSFGQLTARENLQLVADGQGSAGSRRTDEALDLFPALRGLLGRRAGLLSGGQRQQLAIARALITGPRVLVLDEPTEGIQPSVVAEIEDAILALTAAGGLAVLLVEQHVGFALGAASHYAVLESGRVVASGAGGVEHEAQVRAAMAL, from the coding sequence ATGCTCGAGCTCGAGGGCGTGCACGTCGGGTACGGGCGCACGTCGGTCGTCCACGGCGTCGACGTGCGGGTGCCGGACGGCGCGATCGCCGCCGTGATGGGCCACAACGGCGCGGGCAAGACGACGCTGCTGCGCGCGGCGGTCGGCCTGCTCAAGGTCCGGTCGGGGACGGTCCGGCTCGCGGGCGAGGACATCACCCGGCTGCGGCCGCACGAGCGGGTCCGGCGCGGGCTCGCGTACGTGCCGCAGGGTCAGCAGTCCTTCGGGCAGCTCACCGCGCGGGAGAACCTCCAGCTCGTCGCCGACGGGCAGGGCTCCGCGGGGTCGCGGCGCACCGACGAGGCGCTGGACCTGTTCCCGGCGCTGCGCGGGCTGCTCGGGCGCCGCGCCGGGCTGCTCTCGGGCGGTCAGCGTCAGCAGCTCGCGATCGCCCGGGCGCTGATCACCGGCCCGAGGGTCCTCGTGCTCGACGAGCCGACCGAGGGCATCCAGCCGTCGGTCGTCGCGGAGATCGAGGACGCGATCCTCGCGCTCACCGCCGCGGGCGGGCTCGCGGTGCTGCTCGTCGAGCAGCACGTCGGGTTCGCGCTCGGGGCGGCGTCGCACTACGCGGTGCTCGAGTCCGGGCGGGTCGTCGCGTCGGGCGCGGGCGGGGTCGAGCACGAGGCGCAGGTCCGTGCCGCGATGGCCCTCTGA
- the urtD gene encoding urea ABC transporter ATP-binding protein UrtD gives MTDNPQPEQVLDPDALEQVLAGPDDRFRHDYLEVRGLRVEFDGFVAVDEVDLTVTQGDLRFLIGPNGAGKTTIVDAITGLAPATGSVRFGGVELLGRASHRVARAGVGRTFQTASVFDELSVLQNLDIAGGSRRRARMLLRRRSAVPEVVEQALETVGLTALRDAPAGVLAHGQKQWLEIGMLLVQDSRLLLLDEPVAGMSHAEREQTGLLLQRIGAQRTVVVVEHDMEFLRSFASSVTVLHQGRVLSEGTVAQVQADPRVVEVYLGSGRKER, from the coding sequence ATGACCGACAACCCCCAGCCGGAGCAGGTGCTCGACCCCGACGCGCTCGAGCAGGTGCTCGCCGGGCCCGACGACCGGTTCCGGCACGACTACCTCGAGGTCCGCGGCCTGCGGGTCGAGTTCGACGGCTTCGTCGCCGTCGACGAGGTCGACCTCACGGTCACCCAGGGCGACCTGCGCTTCCTCATCGGCCCCAACGGCGCGGGCAAGACCACGATCGTCGACGCGATCACCGGCCTGGCGCCGGCGACCGGGTCGGTGCGGTTCGGCGGCGTCGAGCTGCTCGGCAGGGCGTCGCACCGGGTCGCCCGGGCCGGCGTCGGGCGCACGTTCCAGACCGCGAGCGTGTTCGACGAGCTGAGCGTGCTGCAGAACCTCGACATCGCGGGGGGCTCCCGGCGCCGGGCTCGGATGCTGCTGCGGCGCCGGTCCGCTGTGCCCGAGGTCGTCGAGCAGGCGCTCGAGACCGTCGGCCTGACCGCGCTCCGGGACGCGCCCGCGGGCGTGCTCGCGCACGGGCAGAAGCAGTGGCTCGAGATCGGGATGCTCCTGGTGCAGGACTCCCGGCTGCTGCTGCTCGACGAGCCCGTCGCCGGGATGAGCCACGCCGAGCGCGAGCAGACCGGGCTCCTGCTGCAGCGGATCGGGGCGCAGCGCACGGTCGTCGTCGTCGAGCACGACATGGAGTTCCTGCGCTCGTTCGCGTCGTCGGTCACGGTGCTGCACCAGGGCCGCGTGCTGAGCGAGGGGACGGTCGCGCAGGTTCAGGCGGACCCGCGCGTCGTCGAGGTGTACCTGGGCAGCGGACGGAAGGAGCGGTGA
- the urtC gene encoding urea ABC transporter permease subunit UrtC, whose amino-acid sequence MSPAGTAERHRGTAGRLLTGERVRTLAGFAVAAVALFGVAPALLSDFRLGLLAKFCCLAMVAVGIGLAWGRGGMLTLGQGVYFGLGGYLMAMHLKLADAGPGGVPDFMLLYGDGTVPGWWEPFRSPVVTVVAIVLVPVALASALGFAVFTRRVRGAYFAILSQALAAAFAILLVGQQKVTGGTNGLNGFRSFFGYDLADPVNKEMLYLIAAGTLLAMVAVVRLLMRSRFGELLVAVRDQENRVRFLGYDPAVVKVVAYAVAAAFAGIGGALFVPIVGIISPADVGVVPSIGFLVGVAIGGRATLLGPVLGALAVSWAQTSLSEQFPSFWTYFQGALFILVVAFLPGGLASLGGVWRRWRGGRAERDDVPDEVPARAAQTPTTTSETVTSGSTP is encoded by the coding sequence GTGAGCCCGGCGGGGACCGCGGAGCGCCACCGTGGCACCGCAGGCCGGCTGCTGACCGGGGAGCGCGTCCGCACGCTCGCCGGGTTCGCCGTCGCCGCCGTCGCGCTGTTCGGCGTCGCGCCCGCGCTGCTCTCGGATTTCCGGCTCGGGCTGCTCGCGAAGTTCTGCTGCCTCGCGATGGTCGCGGTCGGCATCGGGCTCGCGTGGGGCCGTGGCGGGATGCTGACGCTGGGCCAGGGCGTGTACTTCGGCCTCGGTGGCTACCTCATGGCGATGCACCTCAAGCTCGCCGACGCCGGGCCGGGCGGGGTGCCCGACTTCATGCTGCTCTACGGCGACGGGACCGTGCCGGGCTGGTGGGAGCCGTTCCGCAGCCCGGTCGTCACGGTCGTCGCGATCGTGCTCGTCCCGGTCGCGCTGGCCTCGGCGCTGGGCTTCGCGGTGTTCACGCGGCGGGTGCGCGGGGCGTACTTCGCGATCCTGTCGCAGGCCCTCGCGGCGGCGTTCGCGATCCTGCTCGTCGGGCAGCAGAAGGTCACCGGCGGCACGAACGGGCTCAACGGGTTCCGGTCGTTCTTCGGGTACGACCTCGCCGACCCGGTCAACAAGGAGATGCTCTACCTCATCGCCGCGGGGACCCTGCTGGCGATGGTCGCTGTCGTGCGCCTGCTCATGCGCTCGCGCTTCGGGGAGCTGCTCGTCGCGGTGCGCGACCAGGAGAACCGCGTCCGGTTCCTCGGCTACGACCCCGCGGTCGTCAAGGTCGTCGCCTACGCGGTCGCGGCGGCGTTCGCCGGGATCGGGGGGGCGCTGTTCGTGCCGATCGTGGGGATCATCTCGCCCGCCGACGTCGGCGTCGTGCCGTCGATCGGGTTCCTCGTCGGGGTCGCGATCGGCGGGCGCGCGACGCTGCTCGGACCGGTGCTCGGGGCGCTCGCCGTCTCGTGGGCGCAGACCTCGCTGTCCGAGCAGTTCCCGTCGTTCTGGACCTACTTCCAGGGCGCGCTGTTCATCCTCGTCGTCGCGTTCCTGCCGGGCGGCCTCGCGTCGCTCGGGGGCGTGTGGCGGCGGTGGCGCGGCGGTCGGGCCGAGCGGGACGACGTGCCCGACGAGGTCCCGGCGCGAGCGGCGCAGACACCCACCACGACGTCCGAGACCGTCACGTCCGGGAGCACCCCATGA
- the urtB gene encoding urea ABC transporter permease subunit UrtB — MDALFSQLFAGLSLGSVLLLAALGLALTFGQMGVINMAHGEFMMAGAYTAYVVQGVIADAGVSLLVSLVVGFLVGGLLGLVLEVTLVSRMYRRPLDTLLVTWGVALVLQQAARDVFGAPNVDVRAPAWLSGAVELFGLGVPKTRLFILLVAVVCVTSLALVLKLTPLGRRIRATVQNRDLAETSGISTRATDRLTFFVGSGIAGVAGVALTLLGSIGPTLGTSYIVDAFLVVVAGGIGQLKGTVIAAFSLGLLQATFEYSTTASIAKVLLFVVIVAFLQVRPQGLVSLRTRSLA, encoded by the coding sequence ATGGATGCCCTGTTCTCGCAGCTCTTCGCCGGGCTGAGCCTCGGGTCGGTGCTGCTGCTGGCGGCGCTCGGGCTCGCGCTCACGTTCGGTCAGATGGGCGTCATCAACATGGCGCACGGGGAGTTCATGATGGCGGGCGCCTACACGGCGTACGTCGTGCAGGGCGTGATCGCCGACGCCGGGGTCTCGCTGCTCGTCTCGCTCGTCGTCGGCTTCCTCGTCGGCGGCCTGCTCGGGCTCGTGCTCGAGGTCACGCTCGTCTCGCGGATGTACCGGCGGCCGCTCGACACCCTCCTCGTCACGTGGGGCGTCGCGCTCGTGCTCCAGCAGGCGGCGCGGGACGTCTTCGGCGCACCGAACGTCGACGTCCGGGCGCCGGCGTGGCTCTCCGGGGCGGTCGAGCTGTTCGGGCTCGGGGTGCCGAAGACGCGGCTGTTCATCCTGCTCGTCGCGGTCGTGTGCGTCACTTCGCTCGCCCTCGTCCTCAAGCTCACGCCGCTCGGTCGCCGGATCCGCGCGACCGTGCAGAACCGCGACCTGGCGGAGACCTCGGGCATCTCGACGCGCGCGACCGACCGGCTCACGTTCTTCGTCGGCTCGGGGATCGCCGGGGTCGCGGGCGTCGCGCTCACGCTGCTCGGGTCGATCGGCCCGACGCTCGGCACGAGCTACATCGTCGACGCGTTCCTCGTCGTCGTGGCCGGCGGCATCGGGCAGCTCAAGGGCACCGTGATCGCGGCGTTCTCGCTCGGGCTGCTGCAGGCGACGTTCGAGTACTCGACGACCGCGAGCATCGCCAAGGTGCTGCTGTTCGTCGTCATCGTCGCGTTCCTCCAGGTGCGGCCGCAGGGGCTCGTGTCGCTGCGCACGCGGAGCCTCGCGTGA
- the urtA gene encoding urea ABC transporter substrate-binding protein, whose product MAALAVALGLTGCGGARTDAGSSGGSTSSGGAATSCVDTSGDSVKIGFLNSLSGTMAISEQTVRDALDLAAEEINADGGVLGKQLEVVGEDGASEPTVFAEKAEKLISSDCVAAVFGGWTSSSRKAMLPVFESKDALLFYPVQYEGLEASPNIFYTGATTNQQIVPGMDYLKEQGKTKVFLVGSDYVFPRTANKIINAYAEANGIEIVGEEYAPLGHTDFSTIVNKLKASGADAVFNTLNGDSNVAFFKEYKNVGLGVDTTPVVSVSIAEEEVGGIGVENIEGQLTAWNYYQTVESPANTTFVEAFKAKYGEDRVTSDPMEAAYTSLYLWKGMVEKAESFDVAAVQDAADGVSFEAPEGTVTVNGENHHIAKTALIGKIGADGLIYTEWSSDEAIEPDPFLEGYDWAEGLS is encoded by the coding sequence GTGGCGGCCCTCGCCGTCGCCCTCGGCCTCACGGGCTGCGGCGGAGCGCGCACCGACGCCGGGTCCTCCGGCGGCAGCACCTCGTCCGGCGGAGCCGCCACCTCGTGCGTCGACACCTCGGGCGACTCCGTGAAGATCGGCTTCCTCAACTCGCTGTCCGGGACCATGGCGATCTCGGAGCAGACGGTCCGCGACGCGCTCGACCTCGCCGCCGAGGAGATCAACGCGGACGGCGGCGTGCTCGGCAAGCAGCTCGAGGTCGTCGGCGAGGACGGCGCCTCCGAGCCGACCGTGTTCGCGGAGAAGGCCGAGAAGCTCATCTCGTCCGACTGCGTCGCCGCGGTGTTCGGCGGCTGGACCTCGTCGTCCCGCAAGGCGATGCTCCCGGTGTTCGAGAGCAAGGACGCTCTGCTGTTCTACCCGGTGCAGTACGAGGGCCTCGAGGCGTCGCCCAACATCTTCTACACGGGCGCGACGACGAACCAGCAGATCGTCCCCGGCATGGACTACCTCAAGGAGCAGGGCAAGACGAAGGTCTTCCTCGTCGGCTCCGACTACGTCTTCCCGCGGACGGCGAACAAGATCATCAACGCCTACGCCGAGGCGAACGGCATCGAGATCGTCGGTGAGGAGTACGCACCGCTCGGGCACACCGACTTCTCGACGATCGTCAACAAGCTCAAGGCCTCGGGCGCCGACGCCGTGTTCAACACGCTCAACGGCGACTCGAACGTGGCGTTCTTCAAGGAGTACAAGAACGTCGGCCTCGGGGTCGACACCACCCCGGTCGTCTCGGTGTCGATCGCCGAGGAGGAGGTCGGCGGCATCGGCGTCGAGAACATCGAGGGCCAGCTCACCGCCTGGAACTACTACCAGACGGTCGAGAGCCCCGCGAACACCACGTTCGTCGAGGCGTTCAAGGCGAAGTACGGCGAGGACCGCGTGACGTCCGACCCGATGGAGGCCGCGTACACGTCGCTGTACCTGTGGAAGGGCATGGTCGAGAAGGCCGAGTCGTTCGACGTCGCGGCGGTGCAGGACGCGGCCGACGGGGTCTCGTTCGAGGCGCCGGAGGGCACCGTGACCGTGAACGGCGAGAACCACCACATCGCGAAGACGGCGCTCATCGGCAAGATCGGCGCCGACGGCCTCATCTACACCGAGTGGAGCTCGGACGAGGCGATCGAGCCCGACCCGTTCCTCGAGGGCTACGACTGGGCCGAGGGCCTGTCCTGA